A genomic region of Pseudomonas sp. MPC6 contains the following coding sequences:
- a CDS encoding aldehyde dehydrogenase family protein has product MSLPYLLPATSAFIQRAPRMLIGGDWVEAADGQTMPLHNPATGEVLCVVPRATPEDVDRAVLAARQAFDDSAWTRTRPRERQNLLWKLADLMERDAELLAQLECLNNGKSAAVAQVMDVQLSIDFLRYMAGWATKIEGSSVEVSMPLMPNDQFHSFIRREAVGVVGAIVAWNFPLLLACWKLGPALATGCTVVLKPADETPLTALKLAELVLEAGYPEGVFNVVTGTGITAGSALTHNPLVDKLTFTGSTAVGKQIGKIAMDSMTRVTLELGGKSPTIVMADADLKTAAAGAASAIFFNQGQVCCAGSRLYVQRKHFDNVVADIADIANAMKLGNGLDPSVEMGPLISARQQERVYRYIEMGRESGATIACGGEQFGPGFFVKPTVIVDVDQKHSLVQEEIFGPVLVAIPFDDEADALRMANDSPYGLGASVWSNDLAAVHRMIPRIKSGSVWVNCHSALDPALPFGGYKMSGVGREMGYAAIEHYTELKSVLIKL; this is encoded by the coding sequence ATGTCCCTCCCCTATCTGCTTCCCGCCACCTCGGCATTCATCCAGCGCGCCCCGCGCATGCTTATCGGCGGTGACTGGGTCGAAGCCGCCGACGGTCAGACCATGCCCCTGCACAACCCGGCCACCGGCGAAGTGCTGTGCGTGGTGCCACGGGCCACACCTGAAGATGTCGACCGCGCCGTACTTGCCGCCCGCCAGGCGTTCGACGATTCGGCCTGGACCCGCACCCGGCCGCGGGAGCGGCAGAACCTGCTGTGGAAACTCGCCGACCTGATGGAGCGCGACGCCGAACTGCTGGCGCAACTGGAATGCCTGAACAACGGCAAAAGTGCCGCGGTGGCCCAGGTCATGGACGTGCAGCTGTCCATCGACTTCCTGCGCTACATGGCCGGCTGGGCGACCAAGATCGAAGGTTCCAGCGTCGAAGTGTCGATGCCGTTGATGCCCAACGATCAGTTCCACAGTTTCATCCGTCGCGAAGCCGTGGGCGTGGTCGGCGCGATCGTCGCCTGGAACTTCCCGCTGCTGCTGGCCTGCTGGAAACTCGGCCCGGCCCTGGCCACCGGCTGCACCGTGGTGCTCAAGCCCGCCGACGAAACCCCGTTGACCGCGCTCAAGCTGGCCGAACTGGTGCTGGAAGCCGGTTATCCCGAAGGCGTATTCAACGTGGTGACCGGCACGGGCATCACTGCAGGTTCGGCGCTGACCCACAACCCGCTGGTGGACAAGCTGACCTTCACCGGTTCCACCGCCGTGGGCAAGCAGATCGGCAAGATCGCGATGGACTCCATGACCCGGGTTACCCTGGAACTGGGCGGCAAATCCCCTACCATCGTCATGGCCGATGCCGACCTCAAGACCGCCGCCGCGGGCGCCGCCAGCGCGATTTTCTTCAATCAGGGCCAGGTGTGCTGTGCCGGGTCCAGGCTGTATGTGCAGCGCAAGCACTTCGACAATGTCGTGGCGGACATCGCCGACATCGCCAACGCCATGAAGCTCGGCAACGGCCTGGACCCGAGCGTCGAGATGGGGCCGTTGATCTCGGCGCGCCAGCAGGAGCGGGTTTACCGTTACATCGAAATGGGCCGGGAAAGTGGCGCGACCATCGCCTGCGGCGGCGAGCAGTTCGGGCCGGGGTTCTTCGTCAAGCCGACGGTGATTGTCGATGTCGATCAGAAGCACTCGCTGGTGCAGGAAGAAATCTTCGGCCCGGTGCTGGTGGCGATTCCGTTCGACGACGAAGCCGATGCGTTGCGCATGGCCAATGACAGCCCCTACGGGTTGGGCGCGAGCGTCTGGTCCAATGACCTGGCGGCGGTCCACCGGATGATTCCGCGGATCAAGTCGGGTTCGGTGTGGGTCAACTGTCACAGTGCCCTGGACCCGGCGCTGCCGTTCGGCGGGTACAAGATGTCGGGGGTCGGGCGAGAGATGGGGTATGCGGCGATCGAGCATTACACCGAGTTGAAGTCGGTGTTGATCAAGCTGTGA
- the peaD gene encoding quinohemoprotein amine dehydrogenase subunit beta, protein MHSIKACGLAAFAVLSACSLSVLADENTALETGHEYMVTTNYPNNLHVIDLATDTLFKTCKMPDAFGPGSVQLSPDRKTAYVLNNHYADVYGVELDSCKQVFHASITQKPGEKARSMFAFTVSHDGKELFTIANPTLMLNDRYEVQQPRLDVYATDAGLDAKPLRSFPAPRQLTIMQSGDDGTLYVAGADIYKVDVKTGKFDVLIPSRHWKRANYSAPDVLYVWNQQTYRHDFSLLYTAAKFKDKKQDPATAEYLYGLFSIDLKTGKTETTDFGPLTEIYFSGMRSPKDPNLMFGVLNRLAKYDIKQKKMLQAATLDHSYYCISFNKDGSKIYLAGTFNDVAIFDPETMKQIGSIKLPGGDMAITTAQIFVR, encoded by the coding sequence ATGCACAGCATCAAAGCCTGCGGCCTGGCCGCGTTCGCCGTCCTGAGCGCCTGTTCGCTCAGCGTTCTGGCGGATGAAAACACTGCGCTCGAAACCGGTCACGAGTACATGGTGACCACCAATTACCCGAACAACCTGCACGTGATCGACCTGGCCACGGACACCCTGTTCAAGACCTGCAAGATGCCCGACGCCTTTGGTCCCGGCAGCGTGCAGTTGTCGCCGGACCGCAAGACCGCCTACGTGCTGAACAATCATTACGCCGATGTCTACGGCGTCGAACTGGACAGCTGCAAGCAGGTGTTCCACGCCAGCATCACCCAAAAGCCGGGGGAAAAAGCCAGGTCCATGTTCGCCTTCACCGTCAGTCACGACGGCAAGGAATTGTTCACCATCGCCAACCCGACGCTGATGCTCAACGATCGCTACGAAGTGCAACAGCCGAGGCTGGACGTCTACGCCACCGACGCCGGCCTGGACGCCAAGCCGCTGCGCAGTTTCCCTGCGCCCCGCCAGTTGACCATCATGCAGAGTGGCGACGACGGCACGCTGTATGTGGCGGGGGCGGATATCTACAAGGTCGATGTCAAGACCGGCAAGTTCGACGTGCTGATTCCGAGCCGTCACTGGAAGCGCGCGAACTACAGTGCGCCGGACGTGCTTTACGTGTGGAACCAGCAGACGTATCGACATGATTTTTCGCTGCTCTACACCGCGGCGAAATTCAAGGACAAAAAGCAGGACCCGGCCACCGCCGAGTACCTTTACGGGCTGTTCAGCATCGACCTGAAAACCGGCAAGACCGAAACCACCGACTTCGGCCCGCTGACGGAAATCTACTTCAGCGGCATGCGCTCACCGAAGGATCCGAACCTGATGTTCGGCGTACTCAACCGTCTGGCCAAGTACGACATCAAGCAGAAGAAAATGCTCCAGGCGGCGACACTGGATCACTCCTACTACTGCATTTCCTTCAACAAGGACGGGAGCAAGATCTACCTGGCCGGGACGTTCAACGATGTGGCGATCTTCGATCCCGAGACCATGAAGCAGATCGGCAGCATCAAATTGCCGGGTGGGGATATGGCGATCACCACTGCGCAGATATTTGTCCGGTGA
- the peaB gene encoding quinohemoprotein amine dehydrogenase maturation protein, with amino-acid sequence MGAILNLVERNLHEVHVDADRMLFHIPSSSLFASDELTGTIIDTLRGPGCTSDDLIQRLAARFNGEEITETLRELMSLELVSDGSPLTPDIGTKRVERTAINTVVLNVNTGCNLSCTYCYKEDLDKPSAGKKMDIDTAVASVEMLLRESPDEERFTVVFFGGEPLSNRKLIEYMVDYCEKRFREAGKFVEFVMTTNATLLTEETVDYLNAHRFGLSVSIDGPKTVHDRNRITVGGQGTYDVVRRKAEMLLSRYNSRPVGARVTLTTGVTDVETIWDHLFNELGFAEVGFAPVTSGDISTFNLSSDELIEVFASMKRLGRRYLEAALEHRNIGFSNLHQLITDIHEGHKKALPCGAGLKMLAVDHKGELNLCHRFTGSSLPTFGNVHSGVKQVELNDFLSQRLDRSNTGCEDCQIRNLCSGGCYHESYARYGDPTHPTYHYCELMRDWVDFGIEVYTRIMAHNPAFISSYITPRKAH; translated from the coding sequence ATGGGCGCTATCTTGAATCTGGTCGAACGCAACCTGCACGAAGTGCACGTCGACGCCGACCGCATGCTGTTCCACATCCCCAGCAGTTCGCTGTTCGCCAGCGATGAGCTGACGGGCACCATCATCGACACCTTGCGCGGCCCAGGCTGTACCTCGGACGACCTGATCCAGCGCTTGGCCGCGCGCTTCAACGGTGAAGAAATCACCGAGACCCTGCGCGAGTTGATGTCCCTGGAACTGGTCAGCGACGGCTCGCCGCTGACCCCGGACATCGGCACCAAGCGGGTCGAGCGCACGGCGATCAATACCGTGGTGCTCAACGTCAACACCGGCTGCAACCTGAGCTGCACCTACTGCTACAAGGAAGACCTCGACAAGCCCTCGGCCGGCAAGAAAATGGACATCGATACTGCGGTCGCGTCGGTGGAAATGCTGCTGCGCGAATCCCCGGATGAAGAGCGTTTCACCGTGGTCTTCTTCGGTGGCGAGCCGCTGAGCAATCGCAAGCTGATCGAGTACATGGTCGACTATTGTGAAAAGCGGTTCCGCGAGGCGGGCAAGTTCGTCGAATTCGTGATGACCACCAACGCCACGTTGCTTACCGAGGAGACCGTGGACTACCTGAATGCCCACCGGTTCGGGCTCTCGGTCAGCATCGACGGACCAAAAACCGTGCATGACCGCAACCGCATCACCGTGGGCGGGCAGGGCACGTATGACGTGGTGCGGCGCAAGGCCGAGATGCTGCTGTCGCGCTACAACAGCCGCCCGGTCGGTGCGCGGGTGACCTTGACCACCGGCGTCACCGACGTCGAAACCATCTGGGATCACCTGTTCAACGAACTGGGGTTTGCCGAGGTCGGGTTTGCCCCGGTGACCTCCGGCGACATCAGTACCTTCAACCTCTCCAGCGACGAACTGATCGAGGTCTTCGCCAGCATGAAGAGGCTCGGTCGGCGTTACCTGGAAGCGGCACTGGAGCACCGCAACATCGGGTTCTCCAACCTGCACCAACTGATCACCGACATCCACGAAGGCCACAAGAAAGCCCTGCCCTGCGGCGCGGGCCTGAAGATGCTGGCGGTGGATCACAAGGGCGAGCTGAACCTGTGCCACCGCTTTACCGGGTCATCGTTGCCGACCTTCGGCAACGTCCACAGCGGTGTGAAACAGGTCGAGCTGAACGACTTCCTGTCCCAGCGCCTGGACCGCAGCAACACCGGCTGCGAAGACTGCCAGATCCGCAACCTGTGCTCCGGCGGCTGCTACCACGAGAGTTACGCCCGTTACGGCGACCCGACCCACCCGACCTATCACTACTGCGAACTGATGCGTGACTGGGTCGACTTCGGCATCGAGGTCTACACCCGGATCATGGCCCACAACCCTGCGTTTATCAGCAGCTACATCACTCCGCGCAAGGCTCACTGA
- the qhpC gene encoding quinohemoprotein amine dehydrogenase subunit gamma, whose protein sequence is MKHLKAINNKALKLDEAAAENRIEEVVAMSSVAGCASTTDPGWEIDAFGGVSSLCQPMEADLYGCSDPCWWPAQVPDMMSTYPDWNKDAQASNDNWRNLGTVFPKDK, encoded by the coding sequence ATGAAACATCTCAAGGCAATCAATAACAAGGCGCTGAAACTCGACGAGGCCGCGGCCGAAAACCGCATCGAAGAAGTGGTGGCGATGAGTTCCGTCGCCGGTTGTGCCTCGACCACCGACCCGGGCTGGGAAATCGACGCCTTTGGCGGCGTGTCGTCGCTGTGCCAGCCGATGGAAGCCGACCTGTATGGCTGCTCCGACCCTTGCTGGTGGCCGGCCCAGGTGCCCGACATGATGAGCACCTACCCGGACTGGAACAAGGATGCCCAGGCGTCCAACGACAATTGGCGCAACCTCGGGACTGTCTTTCCAAAAGACAAATGA
- a CDS encoding GlxA family transcriptional regulator, which produces MPKIIRVLAFAKVQLLDVTGPLQVFASANDIAGQKGLPPPYAPTVIASGGGAVMSSAGLALLAEQLPDGGSDTLVIAGGWGVYAAAEDASLVAWVREHAAGCRRVSSVCTGAFLLAASGWLDGRRVVTHWTRCEQLAQQHPRLRVEPNPIFINDGPVWTSAGVTAGIDLALAMVEEDLGRSMALEVARQLVVFLKRPGGQSQFSVTLSLQKEGNRFDDLHAWISENLTMDLGIPTLALQAGMSERSFVRHYRADTGQTPARAIELIRVETARRLLSDTGVPIKRVAMQCGFGSEETLRRSFLRAMGVTPQAYRERFSVSAQADPVMP; this is translated from the coding sequence ATGCCGAAAATCATCCGCGTCCTCGCCTTTGCCAAGGTGCAACTGCTCGATGTCACCGGCCCGTTGCAGGTGTTCGCCTCGGCCAACGACATTGCTGGCCAAAAAGGTTTACCGCCGCCCTATGCGCCGACAGTCATCGCCAGCGGCGGTGGGGCGGTGATGTCGTCCGCGGGGCTGGCGCTGCTGGCCGAACAGTTGCCCGATGGGGGCAGTGACACCTTGGTCATCGCTGGCGGCTGGGGTGTCTATGCCGCGGCGGAAGATGCGTCGCTGGTGGCTTGGGTGCGTGAACATGCAGCGGGGTGTCGGCGGGTGTCATCGGTCTGTACCGGGGCGTTTTTGCTGGCGGCCAGCGGCTGGCTCGATGGCCGGCGGGTGGTGACCCACTGGACCCGCTGCGAGCAGTTGGCGCAGCAGCATCCACGCTTGCGGGTCGAACCCAATCCGATCTTCATCAACGACGGGCCGGTGTGGACCTCGGCCGGCGTCACTGCCGGTATCGACCTGGCGCTGGCCATGGTCGAAGAAGACCTCGGCCGCAGCATGGCCCTGGAAGTCGCCCGGCAACTGGTGGTATTCCTCAAGCGTCCGGGTGGCCAGTCACAGTTCAGCGTGACCCTGTCCTTGCAGAAGGAGGGTAACCGTTTCGACGACCTTCACGCCTGGATCAGCGAAAACCTCACCATGGACCTCGGCATCCCGACCCTGGCCCTGCAGGCCGGCATGAGCGAGCGCAGCTTCGTGCGCCACTACCGCGCCGACACCGGTCAGACCCCGGCCCGGGCGATCGAACTGATCCGGGTCGAAACCGCCCGGCGCTTGCTCAGCGACACCGGCGTGCCGATCAAACGGGTGGCGATGCAGTGCGGGTTCGGCAGTGAAGAGACACTCCGACGCAGTTTCCTGCGAGCCATGGGCGTGACGCCGCAGGCCTATCGCGAGCGTTTTTCCGTCAGTGCTCAAGCAGATCCAGTAATGCCTTGA
- a CDS encoding DUF1652 domain-containing protein, whose product MFLSTLEIQNIIEHQMLPAVCTCVMEADQSLTIRVCDCMTGQVDLVATHVPLWTLDSPHAIASLVAELRQEIEAHKSIHPTYSI is encoded by the coding sequence ATGTTCCTTTCAACCCTGGAAATTCAAAACATCATCGAACACCAAATGCTGCCCGCCGTGTGCACGTGCGTCATGGAGGCAGACCAGTCCCTGACTATTCGGGTCTGCGACTGCATGACTGGCCAAGTGGACCTGGTGGCGACCCATGTGCCCCTGTGGACACTGGACAGTCCCCATGCCATCGCCTCGCTGGTGGCGGAACTGCGACAGGAAATCGAGGCGCACAAAAGCATTCACCCCACCTATAGCATCTGA
- a CDS encoding lysozyme inhibitor LprI family protein, which translates to MHPRVLLALTPLLFAPLAHAADCDNAADQVSMNQCAAQQHKEADKELNALYQQITARLKANPESKKLMVGAQRAWVSFRDAECRFSASAVEGGSAYPLIHGNCITDLTKARVETFKNYLKCQEGDLGCPVPGQ; encoded by the coding sequence ATGCACCCACGCGTCCTTCTGGCGTTGACTCCTTTGCTGTTCGCCCCCCTTGCCCATGCCGCAGACTGCGACAATGCCGCGGATCAGGTATCGATGAACCAGTGCGCGGCGCAGCAGCACAAGGAGGCGGATAAGGAGTTGAATGCGCTTTACCAACAGATCACTGCGCGATTGAAGGCCAATCCCGAGAGCAAAAAGCTAATGGTGGGGGCGCAGCGAGCGTGGGTTTCGTTTCGGGATGCCGAATGCAGGTTTTCCGCCTCGGCGGTGGAAGGAGGCAGTGCTTATCCGCTGATCCACGGCAATTGCATCACTGACCTGACCAAGGCGCGGGTGGAGACGTTCAAGAATTACTTGAAGTGTCAGGAGGGGGATTTGGGGTGCCCGGTGCCTGGGCAGTAA
- the inhA gene encoding isonitrile hydratase, whose product MTLQIGFLLFPQLQQLDLTGPYDVLASLPDVKVHLIWKNLVPVTASTGLVLKPTVTFDDCPALDVICIPGGSGVGPLMEDDETLDFIKAQAANARYVTSVCTGALVLGAAGLLKGKRATTHWAYHDLLTPLGAIAVKDRVVRDGNLLTGGGITAGIDFALTLAAELFDEDTAQLVQLQLEYAPAPPFASGSPETAPGSVLEQARQRAADSLKLRGEITARAAAKLDQMPAR is encoded by the coding sequence ATGACGTTGCAGATCGGTTTTCTGTTGTTCCCCCAGCTTCAGCAACTGGACCTGACCGGCCCATACGACGTGCTGGCCTCGCTGCCGGACGTGAAGGTGCATTTGATCTGGAAGAACCTGGTGCCGGTCACTGCGAGCACCGGCCTGGTGCTGAAACCGACCGTTACCTTCGACGATTGCCCGGCCCTGGATGTGATCTGCATTCCCGGCGGCAGCGGCGTCGGGCCGCTGATGGAGGATGACGAGACGCTGGACTTCATCAAGGCTCAGGCGGCTAATGCGCGTTATGTCACGTCGGTGTGCACCGGCGCGCTGGTGCTCGGCGCAGCGGGTCTGCTCAAGGGCAAGCGTGCCACGACTCACTGGGCCTATCACGACCTGCTCACACCCTTGGGCGCCATTGCGGTGAAGGACCGGGTCGTGCGCGACGGCAATCTGCTGACCGGTGGCGGGATCACCGCCGGGATCGATTTTGCCCTGACCCTCGCGGCTGAGTTGTTTGATGAGGACACGGCGCAACTGGTGCAGTTGCAGCTGGAATACGCGCCGGCACCGCCGTTTGCTTCGGGCAGTCCTGAAACGGCCCCGGGCAGCGTGCTGGAGCAAGCCCGGCAGCGGGCGGCCGATTCGTTGAAATTACGCGGCGAAATCACCGCACGAGCAGCCGCGAAGCTCGATCAGATGCCTGCACGCTGA
- the peaA gene encoding quinohemoprotein amine dehydrogenase subunit alpha: protein MKRKLRSGLSASLLALAACVALHSPYSLAARDAQTILKETCQGCHTPEADNALSRISHQRKTPEGWLMSIARMQTMHGLQISDDDRRTLVKYLADTQGLAPSETDGVRYALERRLNTVEKFDDQTSQMCGRCHSGARVALQRRPAQEWERLVNFHLGQWPSLEYQALSRDRDWFDLARKEMVPLLAKRYPLDNPAWKKWQAGAPKAETLVGDWSFSGHLPGKGELAGVMSVTADAGDTFKVSVKGQYADGSPFNGDGSAILYTGYEWRGNVTIDGVTMRQVFAAQGNAMQGRMFEAEHDERGLDFVAAKQGSSRLLAVQPGYLKAGAETEVTLIGSGLTGKPDFGKGVTVVEVVEQTPERIKVRLKAAANAQPGLRNVTVGTLKGATLSVYSKIAQVKVVPAFSVARVGDGGGSTPKVQGRFDAEAWGKGTDGKPFRIGVFPAQWSVEAFDDRAREDEDVKFAGTMQADAGVFTPGDAGPNPQRKMSTNNAGNLKVIAAVDDAGKSLTGEGQMIVTVQRWNNPPIP, encoded by the coding sequence ATGAAGAGAAAACTCCGATCAGGCCTGAGCGCCAGCTTGCTGGCATTGGCGGCCTGTGTGGCGCTGCATTCGCCCTACAGCCTGGCAGCTCGCGACGCCCAGACCATCCTCAAGGAAACCTGTCAGGGCTGTCATACCCCCGAAGCCGACAATGCCCTGAGCCGTATCAGTCACCAGCGCAAGACCCCGGAAGGCTGGCTGATGAGCATCGCCCGGATGCAAACCATGCACGGTTTGCAGATCAGCGATGACGACCGCCGCACCCTGGTCAAATACCTGGCCGACACCCAAGGCCTGGCGCCAAGCGAGACCGACGGCGTACGTTATGCGCTGGAGCGGCGGCTCAATACCGTCGAGAAATTCGACGACCAGACCAGCCAGATGTGCGGCCGCTGCCACTCCGGTGCGCGGGTTGCCCTGCAACGGCGTCCGGCCCAGGAATGGGAGCGTCTGGTGAATTTCCATCTCGGCCAATGGCCGTCCCTGGAATACCAGGCCCTGTCCCGTGACCGCGACTGGTTCGACCTGGCCCGCAAGGAAATGGTGCCGCTGTTGGCCAAGCGTTATCCGCTGGACAACCCGGCCTGGAAAAAATGGCAGGCCGGCGCGCCGAAAGCCGAGACGTTGGTGGGCGACTGGAGCTTCAGTGGCCACTTGCCAGGCAAAGGCGAGCTGGCGGGGGTGATGAGCGTCACCGCCGATGCGGGAGACACGTTCAAGGTCAGCGTCAAAGGCCAATACGCCGACGGCAGCCCGTTCAACGGCGACGGCAGCGCGATTCTCTACACCGGCTACGAATGGCGTGGCAACGTGACCATCGACGGCGTGACCATGCGCCAGGTGTTCGCCGCCCAAGGCAACGCGATGCAGGGCCGGATGTTCGAGGCCGAGCACGATGAGCGCGGTCTCGACTTTGTCGCCGCCAAGCAGGGCAGCAGTCGTTTGCTGGCGGTGCAGCCGGGTTACCTGAAGGCTGGCGCCGAGACTGAAGTCACCCTGATCGGCAGCGGTCTCACCGGCAAGCCAGACTTTGGCAAAGGTGTGACAGTGGTCGAAGTCGTCGAGCAGACCCCGGAACGGATAAAAGTCAGGCTCAAGGCCGCTGCCAATGCCCAGCCAGGCCTGCGCAACGTCACCGTCGGCACGCTGAAAGGCGCGACCCTGTCGGTCTACAGCAAGATTGCCCAAGTCAAGGTCGTGCCCGCATTCTCGGTGGCGCGAGTCGGGGACGGCGGTGGCTCGACGCCGAAAGTCCAGGGCAGGTTCGATGCCGAAGCCTGGGGCAAGGGCACCGATGGCAAGCCGTTCCGTATCGGCGTGTTCCCGGCGCAGTGGTCGGTCGAAGCCTTCGACGATCGGGCCAGGGAAGATGAAGACGTCAAGTTTGCCGGCACCATGCAGGCTGACGCCGGCGTGTTCACACCGGGCGATGCCGGACCGAACCCGCAACGCAAAATGTCCACCAACAATGCCGGCAACCTCAAGGTGATCGCCGCTGTCGACGACGCAGGGAAATCCCTGACCGGCGAAGGCCAGATGATCGTCACCGTGCAACGCTGGAACAATCCACCCATTCCATGA
- a CDS encoding SRPBCC family protein produces MNPASDRIERKILLKSPRSHVWRVLANAEAFGQWFGVALEGKRFVAGEWTQGQITYPGYEHLLWNVLVERVEPERVFSFRWHPYAVEPDVDYSQEPTTLVKFELEDMDEGTLLKVTESGFDHIPQSRRLKAFRMDSRGWDEQMSNIEEFLKTTAKAREHQGE; encoded by the coding sequence ATGAATCCAGCATCAGATCGCATCGAAAGGAAGATCCTGCTCAAATCGCCGCGTTCGCACGTGTGGCGTGTGCTGGCCAATGCCGAAGCGTTCGGCCAATGGTTTGGCGTGGCGCTGGAAGGCAAGCGTTTTGTCGCCGGCGAATGGACCCAGGGGCAGATTACCTACCCCGGGTATGAGCACTTGCTGTGGAATGTACTGGTAGAGCGGGTCGAGCCGGAGCGGGTGTTTTCGTTTCGCTGGCACCCCTATGCCGTAGAACCGGACGTCGATTATTCCCAGGAACCCACCACATTGGTGAAGTTCGAGCTCGAGGACATGGATGAGGGCACCTTGCTCAAGGTCACCGAGTCCGGGTTTGACCACATACCGCAGAGCCGCAGGCTCAAGGCATTCCGCATGGACAGCCGTGGCTGGGATGAGCAGATGAGCAACATCGAAGAATTTCTGAAAACCACCGCCAAGGCTCGCGAACATCAGGGAGAGTGA
- a CDS encoding YbaB/EbfC family nucleoid-associated protein: MMKGGMAGLMKQAQQMQEKMAKMQEELANAEVIGKAGGDMVTVVMTGRHDVKRVTIDPSLVEGLSEDDKEMLEAVFAAAVNDAVRKIEANSQDKMGNMTAGMQLPPGMKLPF, translated from the coding sequence ATGATGAAGGGTGGCATGGCCGGCCTGATGAAGCAGGCGCAGCAGATGCAGGAAAAAATGGCCAAGATGCAGGAAGAACTGGCCAACGCCGAAGTGATCGGTAAAGCCGGCGGCGACATGGTCACCGTGGTCATGACCGGTCGTCACGACGTCAAGCGCGTGACCATCGACCCAAGCCTGGTCGAAGGCTTGAGCGAAGACGACAAGGAAATGCTGGAAGCGGTATTCGCCGCCGCCGTCAACGATGCCGTGCGCAAGATCGAAGCCAACAGCCAGGACAAGATGGGCAACATGACCGCGGGCATGCAACTGCCACCGGGGATGAAACTGCCGTTCTGA